In Daphnia magna isolate NIES linkage group LG5, ASM2063170v1.1, whole genome shotgun sequence, a single genomic region encodes these proteins:
- the LOC116922840 gene encoding another transcription unit protein isoform X1: MPPYGTKDFENSGSEDEKSSESDSDSSAGSGSESKSEAGSVRSGQSAASKSGSASSSRSADSPVQARSRSLSAESASGSDDNGDGDLVLDERKSRSQSRSKSRSKSKSRSRSKSRSKSRSKSRSKSRSKSRSKSRSKSRSKSRSRSSSSSSSASAASHHSGEEKGGKDTAPSSPAQEDTKKKTKRIVDSDADSSSDSDAGEKGRTSAVASPTAEALFGENVDMSSEDDDDDEGAKPTQKLPEKAGSDADQHSNADRRSPDEMDQDDAFGGRDNEKEKEPEEPVPETRIEHELPYIRADVGKEFHFVKLPNFLSVEPRPYDPETYEDELEEEETLDEEGRARLKLKVENTIRWRTAFDKDGNAFKQSNARMVKWSDGSLSLHLGSEIFDVYRQPLQANFTWPFGDHNHLFIRQGTGLQGQAVFRTKLTFRPHSTDSFTHRKMTKSLAERSTKTSAIKIIGAVGADPEANRGEKIKKEEERLRASVRRESKQKRIRERTATGRGMSGGYLEPDREGYEDSEDEGGISLTAIKKQFKRGGPRDASHQRPPIYSSEEDASDIEDRKAKKLERAKALPDDDDNESNDDAGGSGTKVRVVSSSSEEDSD, from the exons ATGCCGCCGTATGGAACtaaagattttgaaaattctGGATCTGAAG ATGAGAAATCTTCAGAAAGTGATTCTGACAGTAGTGCGGGTAGCGGTTCAGAAAGCAAGTCAGAGGCAGGGTCTGTACGTAGCGGACAATCAGCAGCTTCTAAATCTGGATCAGCAAGCTCCTCTAGATCTGCCGACAGTCCAGTGCAAG CTCGGAGCAGGAGTCTAAGTGCTGAAAGTGCATCTGGTAGTGATGACAATGGAGATGGAGATTTGGTTCTAGACGAAAGAAAGAGCAGAAGTCAAAGCCGAAGCAAAAGTAGAAGCAAAAGCAAAAGCAGAAGTAGAAGCAAGAGTAGAAGCAAGAGTAGAAGCAAGAGTAGAAGCAAGAGTAGAAGCAAGAGTAGAAGCAAGAGTAGAAGCAAGAGTAGAAGCAAGAGTAGAAGCAGGAGTTCATCCAGCTCCAGTTCTGCTAGTGCAGCCAGCCACCATTCTGGAGAAGAAAAGGGTGGAAAAGACACAGCACCATCATCCCCAGCACAGGAAGATACCAAAAA GAAGACGAAACGTATCGTTGATAGCGATGCCGATTCGTCTTCGGACTCTGACGCTGGAGAGAAAGGAAGAACATCGGCAGTGGCTAGCCCAACGGCCGAAGCTCTTTTCGGGGAAAATGTAGATATGTCCTCAGAGgatgacgatgatgacgaAGGCGCCAAACCCACACAAAAGCTCCCTGAGAAGGCCGGCAGTGATGCTGACCAGCACAGCAATGCCGATCGCAGATCTCCTGATGAAATGGATCAAGACGACGCTTTTGGTGGTCGTGATAATGAAAAGGAGAAGGAACCAGAAGAGCCAGTTCCGGAGACGAGAATCGAGCACGAGTTGCCTTACATCCGAGCCGATGTAGGCAAAGAATTTCACTTTGTCAAATTACCCAATTTCTTATCGGTTGAACCACGACCGTACGATCCGGAAACTTACGAAGACGAGCTggaggaagaagaaactcTGGACGAGGAAGGTCGAGCCCGTCTCAAACTGAAAGTTGAAAACACAATTAGATGGCGAACTGCTTTTGACAAAGACGGAAACGCCTTCAAGCAAAGCAATGCCCGGATGGTTAAATGGTCTGACGGCTCACTTTCGCTCCATCTTGGTTCTGAAATTTTCGATGTTTATCGTCAACCACTTCAGGCAAATTTTACTTGGCCATTT GGAGATCACAACCATCTATTCATTCGCCAAGGTACCGGTCTTCAAGGGCAGGCGGTATTCCGCACCAAGCTGACTTTCCGTCCTCATTCCACCGATTCGTTCACCCATCGAAAGATGACCAAATCGCTTGCCGAACGTTCTACAAAGACATCCGCCATTAAAATCATCGGTGCAGTTGGTGCAGATCCTGAAGCTAACCGTGGAGAAAAGATTAAG AAAGAGGAGGAACGTTTACGAGCCTCAGTAAGACGCGAGTCTAAACAGAAGCGTATCCGTGAACGGACAGCCACCGGCCGTGGTATGAGTGGTGGATACTTGGAGCCCGATCGTGAGGGATACGAAGATTCAGAAGACGAAGGTGGAATCTCCTTGACAGCTATAAAGAAGCAGTTCAAACGAGGAGGACCTCGAG ACGCTTCGCATCAAAGGCCACCGATCTATTCCTCTGAAGAAGATGCGTCAGATATTGAAGATCGCAAGGCAAAGAAACTTGAGCGTGCCAAAGCACTGCCAGATGACGATGACAATGAATCCAATGACGACGCGGGAGGCAGTGGAACAAAGGTTCGAGTAGTCTCGAGCAGCAGCGAAGAGGATAGTGATTAG
- the LOC116922840 gene encoding another transcription unit protein isoform X3, whose product MPPYGTKDFENSGSEDEKSSESDSDSSAGSGSESKSEAGSVRSGQSAASKSGSASSSRSADSPVQARSRSLSAESASGSDDNGDGDLVLDERKSRSQSRSKSRSKSKSRSRSKSRSKSRSKSRSKSRSKSRSKSRSKSRSKSRSRSSSSSSSASAASHHSGEEKGGKDTAPSSPAQEDTKKKTKRIVDSDADSSSDSDAGEKGRTSAVASPTAEALFGENVDMSSEDDDDDEGAKPTQKLPEKAGSDADQHSNADRRSPDEMDQDDAFGGRDNEKEKEPEEPVPETRIEHELPYIRADVGKEFHFVKLPNFLSVEPRPYDPETYEDELEEEETLDEEGRARLKLKVENTIRWRTAFDKDGNAFKQSNARMVKWSDGSLSLHLGSEIFDVYRQPLQGDHNHLFIRQGTGLQGQAVFRTKLTFRPHSTDSFTHRKMTKSLAERSTKTSAIKIIGAVGADPEANRGEKIKKEEERLRASVRRESKQKRIRERTATGRGMSGGYLEPDREGYEDSEDEGGISLTAIKKQFKRGGPRDASHQRPPIYSSEEDASDIEDRKAKKLERAKALPDDDDNESNDDAGGRHHHVTVTVGACLEAVSSKGTAVSYPPLLCMWFCKATRCLVPMATSLEPMLSIRVGIPATAVYVTTQEGLWGTQEETFLFYKNVEEILPGKETVISKDQEDKLTAVLEKMRVWSDPNHVPLVVRWNNGVIKAVAFLDSLPEEAKKLLN is encoded by the exons ATGCCGCCGTATGGAACtaaagattttgaaaattctGGATCTGAAG ATGAGAAATCTTCAGAAAGTGATTCTGACAGTAGTGCGGGTAGCGGTTCAGAAAGCAAGTCAGAGGCAGGGTCTGTACGTAGCGGACAATCAGCAGCTTCTAAATCTGGATCAGCAAGCTCCTCTAGATCTGCCGACAGTCCAGTGCAAG CTCGGAGCAGGAGTCTAAGTGCTGAAAGTGCATCTGGTAGTGATGACAATGGAGATGGAGATTTGGTTCTAGACGAAAGAAAGAGCAGAAGTCAAAGCCGAAGCAAAAGTAGAAGCAAAAGCAAAAGCAGAAGTAGAAGCAAGAGTAGAAGCAAGAGTAGAAGCAAGAGTAGAAGCAAGAGTAGAAGCAAGAGTAGAAGCAAGAGTAGAAGCAAGAGTAGAAGCAAGAGTAGAAGCAGGAGTTCATCCAGCTCCAGTTCTGCTAGTGCAGCCAGCCACCATTCTGGAGAAGAAAAGGGTGGAAAAGACACAGCACCATCATCCCCAGCACAGGAAGATACCAAAAA GAAGACGAAACGTATCGTTGATAGCGATGCCGATTCGTCTTCGGACTCTGACGCTGGAGAGAAAGGAAGAACATCGGCAGTGGCTAGCCCAACGGCCGAAGCTCTTTTCGGGGAAAATGTAGATATGTCCTCAGAGgatgacgatgatgacgaAGGCGCCAAACCCACACAAAAGCTCCCTGAGAAGGCCGGCAGTGATGCTGACCAGCACAGCAATGCCGATCGCAGATCTCCTGATGAAATGGATCAAGACGACGCTTTTGGTGGTCGTGATAATGAAAAGGAGAAGGAACCAGAAGAGCCAGTTCCGGAGACGAGAATCGAGCACGAGTTGCCTTACATCCGAGCCGATGTAGGCAAAGAATTTCACTTTGTCAAATTACCCAATTTCTTATCGGTTGAACCACGACCGTACGATCCGGAAACTTACGAAGACGAGCTggaggaagaagaaactcTGGACGAGGAAGGTCGAGCCCGTCTCAAACTGAAAGTTGAAAACACAATTAGATGGCGAACTGCTTTTGACAAAGACGGAAACGCCTTCAAGCAAAGCAATGCCCGGATGGTTAAATGGTCTGACGGCTCACTTTCGCTCCATCTTGGTTCTGAAATTTTCGATGTTTATCGTCAACCACTTCAG GGAGATCACAACCATCTATTCATTCGCCAAGGTACCGGTCTTCAAGGGCAGGCGGTATTCCGCACCAAGCTGACTTTCCGTCCTCATTCCACCGATTCGTTCACCCATCGAAAGATGACCAAATCGCTTGCCGAACGTTCTACAAAGACATCCGCCATTAAAATCATCGGTGCAGTTGGTGCAGATCCTGAAGCTAACCGTGGAGAAAAGATTAAG AAAGAGGAGGAACGTTTACGAGCCTCAGTAAGACGCGAGTCTAAACAGAAGCGTATCCGTGAACGGACAGCCACCGGCCGTGGTATGAGTGGTGGATACTTGGAGCCCGATCGTGAGGGATACGAAGATTCAGAAGACGAAGGTGGAATCTCCTTGACAGCTATAAAGAAGCAGTTCAAACGAGGAGGACCTCGAG ACGCTTCGCATCAAAGGCCACCGATCTATTCCTCTGAAGAAGATGCGTCAGATATTGAAGATCGCAAGGCAAAGAAACTTGAGCGTGCCAAAGCACTGCCAGATGACGATGACAATGAATCCAATGACGACGCGGGAGGCA GACATCATCATGTTACCGTCACTGTGGGCGCTTGCCTGGAAGCAGTGTCTTCAAAAGGTACGGCTGTATCGTATCCTCCTTTACTTTGCATGTGGTTTTGCAAGGCTACCAGATGCCTCGTACCCATGGCCACATCGCTTGAGCCTAT GCTTTCCATTCGTGTCGGTATTCCTGCTACGGCCGTGTATGTCACAACTCAAGAAGGACTCTGGGGTACACAGGAGGAAACCTTCTTGTTTTACAAGAACGTCGAGGAAATCCTGCCCGGAAAAGAAACTGTCATCTCTAAAGATCAGGAAGATAAACTGACGGCAGTTTTAGAGAAG ATGAGAGTCTGGTCAGACCCAAATCATGTCCCGCTCGTTGTCAGATGGAATAATGGTGTTATTAAAGCAGTGGCATTTCTTGACTCATTACCAGAAGAAGCCAAGAAGCTCCTGAATTGA
- the LOC116922899 gene encoding uncharacterized protein LOC116922899 → MINSVVSFVRILALNLLLLKTVLSNPYTSGSLLLQAERRSLHGQPMRAAAFHFPPCLSAIETTPGNYSYYGICNDIINWLSEQFRMKLVYVPANDSDVVKLGIVPVLVQQLMKKEIDVAPFPFVITPLLLQLIDFSIPLTVEDYHLLQPWPKEESRLTACIRPFSTTVWFLFLISTGTVIVFMAVLTHFRHQQLSKMTSFMNAVSDHTIFVMTIITGQGNYASPKTGFPFRFMLGLWCLTMVVLVNAYTGTLMSYLTVPKLKPIVNTLAELADRHDTQMTVNFELGKARMFLEATSGPNKIIGDSLRKNPQFLAKGNAQEALKNVLERGATYFTNRSQVKFFMAMDMKSHPKCRMTSSDPVPFIEYYSSGFPKNGRKNRIINHDLQYLKESGLLLNWLKKYTPNVDKCMLGKTKPRGRVTSLTPLDLSSAFALLAIGVGLSLFTFLLEIFASFRLTQKIRHVDEVGKNSNAKKPRVDS, encoded by the exons ATGATAAATTCAGTGGTATCGTTCGTCCGAATCTTAGCTCTAAATCTCCTTTTATTAAAAACAGTGTTAAGCAATCCATACACTTCCGGAAGTTTGTTGCTCCAGGCAGAGAGACGAAGTCTTCATGGCCAACCGATGCGAGCAGCGGCGTTCCAT TTCCCACCTTGTCTTTCTGCCATAGAAACAACGCCAGGAAACTATTCCTACTATGGAATTTGCAATGATATTATTAATTGGTTATCCGAACAGTTTCGAATGAA ATTGGTTTACGTGCCCGCAAATGACTCGGATGTAGTCAAATTAGGAATAGTTCCTGTGCTCGTCCAACAACTAATGAAGAAG GAAATTGACGTTGCGCCATTCCCGTTTGTCATCACACCGTTACTGTTGCAGCTAATTGATTTTTCTATTCCCCTTACAGTAGAAGATTATCATCTGCTACAACCGTGGCCGAAGGAGGAGAGTCGCCTTACAGCTTGCATAAGACCATTTTCAACGACT gTTTGGTTTTTATTCCTCATTTCGACCGGCACAGTAATTGTTTTTATGGCTGTATTGACACATTTTCGTCATCAGCAACTTTCTAAAATGACTAGTTTCATGAACGCAGTTAGCGATCATACAATTTTCGTGATGACAATCATTACGGGACAAG GTAACTACGCTTCCCCAAAAACAGGATTTCCCTTCCGTTTCATGTTGGGTTTGTGGTGTTTGACAATGGTGGTCCTGGTAAATGCTTACACAGGAACTTTGATGTCCTACCTGACGGTGCCCAAATTGAAACCAATTGTGAACACCCTTGCCGAATTAGCAGACAGGCATGATACACAAATGACGGTGAATTTTGAACTGGGCAAGGCTCGTATGTTTTTG GAGGCCACTTCTGGACCAAATAAAATCATTGGCGATTCCCTTCGTAAAAATCCACAATTCCTTGCCAAAGGAAACGCCCAAGAGGCACTGAAGAATGTTTTAGAACGAGGAGCTACTTATTTTACG AATCGCTCACAAGTAAAATTTTTCATGGCCATGGACATGAAAAGCCATCCCAAATGTCGGATGACTTCATCAGATCCGGTTCCGTTTATCGAATACTACTCTAGTGGCTTCCCCAAAAATGGAAGGAAAAACAGGATCATCAATCACGA TTTGCAATATTTGAAAGAAAGTGGTCTGCTTCTCAACTGGCTAAAGAAGTATACACCCAACGTCGATAAATGTATGTTGGGCAAGACAAAACCAAGAGGTCGGGTGACTTCTCTGACACCTCTAGACCTTTCAAGTGCTTTTGCACTTCTCGCTATTGGAGTTGGATTATCTCTCTTTACCTTTCTgcttgaaatatttgcatccTTCAGACTAACACAAAAGATACGTCACGTAGATGAAGTAGGAAAAAACAGTAATGCAAAAAAACCACGTGTTGATTCGTAA
- the LOC116922840 gene encoding another transcription unit protein isoform X2, with protein MPPYGTKDFENSGSEEKSSESDSDSSAGSGSESKSEAGSVRSGQSAASKSGSASSSRSADSPVQARSRSLSAESASGSDDNGDGDLVLDERKSRSQSRSKSRSKSKSRSRSKSRSKSRSKSRSKSRSKSRSKSRSKSRSKSRSRSSSSSSSASAASHHSGEEKGGKDTAPSSPAQEDTKKKTKRIVDSDADSSSDSDAGEKGRTSAVASPTAEALFGENVDMSSEDDDDDEGAKPTQKLPEKAGSDADQHSNADRRSPDEMDQDDAFGGRDNEKEKEPEEPVPETRIEHELPYIRADVGKEFHFVKLPNFLSVEPRPYDPETYEDELEEEETLDEEGRARLKLKVENTIRWRTAFDKDGNAFKQSNARMVKWSDGSLSLHLGSEIFDVYRQPLQANFTWPFGDHNHLFIRQGTGLQGQAVFRTKLTFRPHSTDSFTHRKMTKSLAERSTKTSAIKIIGAVGADPEANRGEKIKKEEERLRASVRRESKQKRIRERTATGRGMSGGYLEPDREGYEDSEDEGGISLTAIKKQFKRGGPRDASHQRPPIYSSEEDASDIEDRKAKKLERAKALPDDDDNESNDDAGGSGTKVRVVSSSSEEDSD; from the exons ATGCCGCCGTATGGAACtaaagattttgaaaattctGGATCTGAAG AGAAATCTTCAGAAAGTGATTCTGACAGTAGTGCGGGTAGCGGTTCAGAAAGCAAGTCAGAGGCAGGGTCTGTACGTAGCGGACAATCAGCAGCTTCTAAATCTGGATCAGCAAGCTCCTCTAGATCTGCCGACAGTCCAGTGCAAG CTCGGAGCAGGAGTCTAAGTGCTGAAAGTGCATCTGGTAGTGATGACAATGGAGATGGAGATTTGGTTCTAGACGAAAGAAAGAGCAGAAGTCAAAGCCGAAGCAAAAGTAGAAGCAAAAGCAAAAGCAGAAGTAGAAGCAAGAGTAGAAGCAAGAGTAGAAGCAAGAGTAGAAGCAAGAGTAGAAGCAAGAGTAGAAGCAAGAGTAGAAGCAAGAGTAGAAGCAAGAGTAGAAGCAGGAGTTCATCCAGCTCCAGTTCTGCTAGTGCAGCCAGCCACCATTCTGGAGAAGAAAAGGGTGGAAAAGACACAGCACCATCATCCCCAGCACAGGAAGATACCAAAAA GAAGACGAAACGTATCGTTGATAGCGATGCCGATTCGTCTTCGGACTCTGACGCTGGAGAGAAAGGAAGAACATCGGCAGTGGCTAGCCCAACGGCCGAAGCTCTTTTCGGGGAAAATGTAGATATGTCCTCAGAGgatgacgatgatgacgaAGGCGCCAAACCCACACAAAAGCTCCCTGAGAAGGCCGGCAGTGATGCTGACCAGCACAGCAATGCCGATCGCAGATCTCCTGATGAAATGGATCAAGACGACGCTTTTGGTGGTCGTGATAATGAAAAGGAGAAGGAACCAGAAGAGCCAGTTCCGGAGACGAGAATCGAGCACGAGTTGCCTTACATCCGAGCCGATGTAGGCAAAGAATTTCACTTTGTCAAATTACCCAATTTCTTATCGGTTGAACCACGACCGTACGATCCGGAAACTTACGAAGACGAGCTggaggaagaagaaactcTGGACGAGGAAGGTCGAGCCCGTCTCAAACTGAAAGTTGAAAACACAATTAGATGGCGAACTGCTTTTGACAAAGACGGAAACGCCTTCAAGCAAAGCAATGCCCGGATGGTTAAATGGTCTGACGGCTCACTTTCGCTCCATCTTGGTTCTGAAATTTTCGATGTTTATCGTCAACCACTTCAGGCAAATTTTACTTGGCCATTT GGAGATCACAACCATCTATTCATTCGCCAAGGTACCGGTCTTCAAGGGCAGGCGGTATTCCGCACCAAGCTGACTTTCCGTCCTCATTCCACCGATTCGTTCACCCATCGAAAGATGACCAAATCGCTTGCCGAACGTTCTACAAAGACATCCGCCATTAAAATCATCGGTGCAGTTGGTGCAGATCCTGAAGCTAACCGTGGAGAAAAGATTAAG AAAGAGGAGGAACGTTTACGAGCCTCAGTAAGACGCGAGTCTAAACAGAAGCGTATCCGTGAACGGACAGCCACCGGCCGTGGTATGAGTGGTGGATACTTGGAGCCCGATCGTGAGGGATACGAAGATTCAGAAGACGAAGGTGGAATCTCCTTGACAGCTATAAAGAAGCAGTTCAAACGAGGAGGACCTCGAG ACGCTTCGCATCAAAGGCCACCGATCTATTCCTCTGAAGAAGATGCGTCAGATATTGAAGATCGCAAGGCAAAGAAACTTGAGCGTGCCAAAGCACTGCCAGATGACGATGACAATGAATCCAATGACGACGCGGGAGGCAGTGGAACAAAGGTTCGAGTAGTCTCGAGCAGCAGCGAAGAGGATAGTGATTAG
- the LOC116922889 gene encoding aspartate aminotransferase, cytoplasmic, which translates to MAPSKFASVESAPPIEVFALNKAYVEDTFPQKVNLGVGAYRTDEGKPWVLPVVRHMEQKLAADETLNKEYLPVLGYEPLASAATRMLLGSDSASLKEGRATGIQCLSGTGALRVGAEFLAHIGKHSIVYSSNPTWGNHSLVFLNAGFTSYRSYRYWDAAKKALDFDGLMEDLRNAPENSVIILHACAHNPTGVDPTQDQWRQIADLIEERRLFPFFDSAYQGFASGDLDRDAWAVRYFDSRGFEMVCAQSFAKNFGLYNERVGNLTFVAKDRSVIEPVRSQITLLVRANYSNPPNHGARIVGTVLNDPVLTEQWKSHIKTMADRIISMRLGLRERLEKLETPGTWNHITDQIGMFSFTGLGPLAVDKLIADHHIYLLKGGRINMCGLNTGNIDYVAKCIHEVVTTTQEASL; encoded by the exons ATGGCTCCTTCGAAATTCGCCTCTGTTGAAAGTGCTCCTCCAATTGAAGTGTTTGCTCTGAACAAAGCCTATGTTGAGGACACATTTCCCCAAAAAGTAAACCTTGGAGTTGGAG catACAGAACAGATGAAGGTAAGCCTTGGGTACTCCCAGTTGTCCGCCATATGGAGCAGAAGCTGGCTGCTGATGAAACTTTGAACAAGGAGTACCTTCCCGTCTTGGGATATGAACCTCTAGCCAGTGCAGCAACTCGCATGTTGCTTGGTTCAGACTCAGCTTCACTAAAAGAAGGCAGGGCTACAGGCATCCAGTGTTTGAGTGGAACAGGAGCTCTACGTGTTGGAGCTGAATTCCTTGCTCATATTGGGAAGCATTCAATTGTATATTCATCTAATCCCACATGGG gaaatcACAGTTTGGTATTTTTGAACGCTGGGTTTACCAGTTATCGTTCCTACCGCTATTGGGACGCCGCCAAAAAAGCATTAGATTTCGATGGTTTGATGGAAGATCTACGCAATGCCCCAGAAAATTCCGTTATCATCTTGCATGCCTGCGCACATAACCCGACAGGCGTTGATCCTACTCAGGATCAATGGAGGCAAATTGCTGATTTAATTGAA GAACGTCGattgtttcctttctttgaTTCTGCGTATCAAGGATTTGCATCTGGAGATTTGGATCGCGATGCCTGGGCCGTTCGATATTTTGACTCACGTGGATTTGAAATGGTCTGCGCCCAGTCATTCGCCAAAAACTTTGGACTCTAca aTGAGCGAGTTGGCAATCTGACTTTTGTTGCGAAAGATCGATCTGTTATCGAGCCTGTTCGTTCGCAAATCACTCTTCTTGTTCGAGCTAATTACTCCAATCCCCCTAATCATGGTGCCCGTATCGTGGGAACAGTGCTAAACGACCCAGTTTTGACTGAGCAGTGGAAAAGTCATATTAAAACAATGGCCGATCGTATTATTTCAATGCGTCTTGGCCTGAGGGAACGCTTGGAGAAACTGGAAACTCCTGGAACTTGGAACCATATCACGGATCAAATTGGAATGTTCTCTTTCACAGGACTTGGCC CTCTGGCAGTTGATAAGTTGATTGCTGATCACCATATATACTTACTCAAGGGTGGTCGAATCAATATGTGCGGCTTGAATACTGGCAATATCGATTATGTGGCGAAGTGCATCCATGAAGTGGTGACTACTACCCAAGAAGCTAGTCTTTGA
- the LOC116923028 gene encoding terepressin/terephysin codes for MAALWTLCLIAFSILEMTMPSAAKPCFITNCPPGGKRSGHVSEDPSSFQGVAEERPLLSHQCASCGPGGKGTCFGASLCCGSEFGCFFKTNETNICLLTNLKSSRSCDERFWQIYFKSAPCSLNGDKLDGICVADRLCCSLGQCKQNFAC; via the exons ATGGCGGCTTTATGGACCCTCTGCTTGATCGCGTTCTCCATTTTGGAAATGACAATGCCATCGGCGGCAAAGCCATGTTTCATTACAAATTGTCCACCAGGAGGCAAACGCTCAGGTCATGTTTCAGAAGATCCTTCGAGTTTCCAAGGGGTAGCTGAAGAACGGCCATTGTTGTCACATCAG TGCGCCTCCTGTGGCCCGGGAGGAAAAGGGACTTGCTTTGGAGCAAGTTTGTGCTGCGGATCGGAGTTCGGATGTTTCTTTAAAACTAACGAGACTAACATTTGCTTGTTAACCAATTTAAAGTCATCTCGATCATGTGATGAACGTTTTTGGCAAATCTATTTTAAGTCTGCTCCGTGCAGCTTAAATGGTGATAAACTTGATGGTATCTGCGTAGCGGATCGACTCTGCTGTTCACTTG gacaatgtaaacaaaactTCGCTTGCTGA